In the genome of Hymenobacter cellulosivorans, one region contains:
- a CDS encoding polymorphic toxin type 5 domain-containing protein, protein MDAGHVTPVMTLAAKGHTKEHLAIQDRSLNRSDGAKMGITGKGTKIEVINIKGVPVDVETARKWVEQGQLSAYYVTNRYIQDHKAKGWTADGELFFAVGLNKDLVSETGF, encoded by the coding sequence GTGGATGCCGGCCACGTGACGCCCGTCATGACGCTGGCGGCCAAGGGCCACACCAAAGAGCACCTGGCCATTCAGGACCGCAGCCTCAACCGTTCCGACGGGGCCAAGATGGGCATCACTGGTAAGGGCACCAAAATCGAGGTCATCAATATCAAAGGCGTACCCGTGGACGTGGAAACGGCCCGCAAGTGGGTCGAGCAGGGGCAGTTATCGGCTTACTACGTCACCAACCGCTACATCCAGGACCACAAGGCCAAGGGCTGGACGGCCGATGGGGAGCTGTTCTTTGCCGTGGGGTTGAACAAGGACCTGGTGTCCGAAACCGGGTTCTAA